The genomic segment CAGTGCCGAGACGTTCACGAAGAGGAAGAGCCGCTGCTCGTCGGGCAGCCCGGCGACGACCTCCTCGGCGCGGGTGATCTGCGCCTCGAAGGAGGTGGGGGAGGGCACGCCGAACTCCGGCTCCCAGTGGCTCTCCTGGAACATCCCGGGCAGCACGGACCCCAGGGGCGCCTGCTTGTTGAAGAAGCCGACGCCGCCGATGCACACCGTCCGGTACCCGGCCGCCGCCAGACCCGACACCAGGTCGGGTGTGTCGAACACATAGGTGCCGTCCGCTGTCGTCTCACTGCCGGCGAAGCGGGCCGCGAAGAGCCGCGGATGCGGTCCCGGGGTGGCCGGAGTCGGCAGGAAACCGGCGAAGATGGCCTGGTGGGAGGCGTACGTGAAGCTGCCCGGCGCATGCCGCCGCTCCCAGCCGCCGACGGGCAGACGGGCGGCGAGATGCGGGATCCGGCCCGCGGCCGCCAGCTCCTGGGCCACGTCGAAGCGCAGGGTGTCCAGGGTGACGAGCAGCAGGTCGTGACTGCCTACGATCTCGTTCATCTCAAGCGGCGGCTGTGGCACGGTGGCGCTCCCTGCGTAGGACGGCGGCCACCTGGGCGGCGTAGGTGTCCTGCTCCTCGGCGCCGCTGCCGGGCAGGCCCGTCAGACGGGGCAGCAGGTCGCCGAAGG from the Streptomyces sp. RKAG293 genome contains:
- a CDS encoding STM4013/SEN3800 family hydrolase, which gives rise to MNEIVGSHDLLLVTLDTLRFDVAQELAAAGRIPHLAARLPVGGWERRHAPGSFTYASHQAIFAGFLPTPATPGPHPRLFAARFAGSETTADGTYVFDTPDLVSGLAAAGYRTVCIGGVGFFNKQAPLGSVLPGMFQESHWEPEFGVPSPTSFEAQITRAEEVVAGLPDEQRLFLFVNVSALHQPNWFHLPGATREAGDSRATHAAALEYVDRHIGRLFTAASSRRPCFAIVCSDHGTTYGDDGFTGHRLGHEAVWTVPYAHFFLEAEAQR